gagtcagccagaggtttgagactgggacgaaggttcacgttccagcagggcaatgactctaaacatactgctaaagctacactggagtggtttaaagagaaacattatgtctcggaatggcctagtcaaagcccagacctcaatccaattgagaatctgtggcgtaacttgaagattgctgtacaccaacgcaacccatctaacttgaaggggttggagcagttttgccttgaggaatgggcaaaaatcccagtggctagatgtgctaagctaatagagacataccccaagagacttgtagctgtaattgcagcaaatggtggccctacaaagtattgactttgggagggtgaataccgatgcacactccagatttctgttttttttttcatcttaatgtttgtgttacaataaaacacaaattttcaccttttaaagttgtaggcatgttgtgtaaatcaaatagtcctagcctcccaaaaatccattttaattccagcttgtaatgcaacaaaacaggacaaacacgaagggagatgaatacttttgcaagacacttatATTACAGCATAATCTTTAAAGTTGGTGTCAGTGACGTCATCCTGTCTCTTTAGCTGCTGTGGCGAATGGAGAAACAGATACTGCCACAGTGGAGTCATGGGAGGAGAAAGGTGAACCAGATGAGGTGGAGGCAGAAGGTGGGGCGATGGAGGAGAGTGGACCAGTGAGGGAAGAAGCCCAAGAGGAGATGATGGAAGAGGATGAGGAAATGCCCGCTCCTAAATTGCCTCCTTCGCTTCCAGATGCCCCAAAGAAGGAGCATGTTAACGTGGTGTTCATTGGCCATGTGGGTGCGTCTGTAACATTGCCTTCATAGCAGCCACTTAATTTCCCCAATGTTATTAGAGTTCTTGTTTCAAGACCATTTTATCTTATTGTGTTCTGCTTCCATTTTTGTTTTAGATGCTGGAAAGTCAACAATTGGTGGACAAATTATGTGAGTTATACAgtcttttgcttttttttctgtttaaacCATGTTAATTAATTTAGTAAGTCTGTAAGGTATTAATTCCAAGCTTTTTATTTCAGGTATTTGACTGGCATGGTGGACAAAAGGACCCTGGAGAAATACGAAAGGGAAGCAAAAGAAAAGAACAGGGAGACATGGTAAAATGCTTTATCGTGTCATTTAGGCAGACTTTATTTTTTGTGTTGGCTTATTTTATTTAACATGTATGCTAATATGTATAGCATTTGTTGTTCAGATATATCATAGCTGCTCAGTTACATCTTTGTACTAATATTTGAATAATATTTCTTTACAGGTATCTCTCTTGGGCTTTGGACACAAACCAGGAGGAGAGAGACAAAGGGAAAACGGTAGAAGTAGGAAGAGCAtattttgaaactgagaaaaagCACTTTACCATCTTGGATGCCCCGGGCCATAAAAGCTTTGTGCCCAACATGATTGGTGGAGCCTCACAGGCTGACTTGGCAGTGCTGGTTAGTTTCTTACCACCCTCGATATTTTACTGCTGACAGCTTGGTGCTGTATTTCTGCTGCTGTGTGGGAGGAGAAATATCAAAGTTGTTGTGAAAAGACTGAATAGGTTGTTAAATATGTTCGGTCTTTATCTTCTTTCAGTAAAATGTCATGAATGGACACTTTGCTCACTTTTGTTGCAGCAGGTTATTGATTTATAGACACTGAAGCTGATGGATAAAGGTTATCACATCTTTTTATGTTTTTCCATCCACTTTTTTCAGTCTCATTCTGAATAgggtttattcttttttttttttttttttctttttttaaattgatgtttatttattttaaatgctaCCTTGCCAGGTTATCTCTGCCAGAAAGGGTGAGTTTGAGACAGGCTTTGAAAAGGGCGGTCAGACCCGTGAACATGCTATGCTGGCCAAAACAGCTGGAGTCAAACACTTGATAGTCCTTATCAACAAAATGGATGATCCCACGGTAAACTGGAGCTTAGATAGGTAAATAAAGCATGTTTtcatttcaacagtgaaattaGAGACATAGCTGCATAAACTGAATAGTAGAGTTCATTTTATTGTACATATTTTACTGTGTTTATGGCCATTCAGCGGCCTTTTACTAAAACGGCCGTTATCTGCAGATATGAGGAATGTAAAGAGAAATTAGTGCCATTTTTAAAGAAGGTGGGCTTTAATCCAAAGAAAGACATCCACTTCATGCCCTGTTCTGGACTGACTGGAGCCAACTTAAAGGAATCTTCTGAGATGTGTCCGTGGTACACGTAAGTGACGCTTGTAACACTTTTAATTTTCAATGTGGCACAGTAAACAAGTGGATTCAGATAAAACTTAAATCTTGGACACCCCAACTAAGGCACCATCTATTCAGAAGTGATGCCACTCCTGTTCATTTCATAAGAACATGTTTCAGTTTCTCTGTACTGTACGGTAAACTCTCATCAAATCAGTGTTGACAGATGTAGTGTTTCATGCAGTAATTATAGTAATAAGCAGAATATTAAATTTTTATCAAATAACACAATTTCCAATTTATGAACTCCCTCTTTCCATTTCAGGGGGTTACCATTTATTCCACATCTGGACAGCTTGCCAAACTTCAACCGATCAAGTGATGGTCCCATCAGATTGCCTATTGTAGACAAATACAGGGTAATGCAAATTTCTATATTGAAATACTTGTGTACTGTAATTTAAACaccataaatacagtggtgcttgaaagtttgtgaacccttttgaattttctatatttctgcataaatatgacctaaaacatcatcagattttcacacaagtcttaaaagtagataaagagaacccagttaaacaaatgagacaaaaatattatacttggtcat
Above is a genomic segment from Neoarius graeffei isolate fNeoGra1 chromosome 14, fNeoGra1.pri, whole genome shotgun sequence containing:
- the gspt1 gene encoding eukaryotic peptide chain release factor GTP-binding subunit ERF3A isoform X2, producing the protein MDQRDSAPESWEEDDVEAQTDTELQSAFTGLNVNAPEFVPAFVPRGSPHSTGSHAAVANGETDTATVESWEEKGEPDEVEAEGGAMEESGPVREEAQEEMMEEDEEMPAPKLPPSLPDAPKKEHVNVVFIGHVDAGKSTIGGQIMYLTGMVDKRTLEKYEREAKEKNRETWYLSWALDTNQEERDKGKTVEVGRAYFETEKKHFTILDAPGHKSFVPNMIGGASQADLAVLVISARKGEFETGFEKGGQTREHAMLAKTAGVKHLIVLINKMDDPTVNWSLDRYEECKEKLVPFLKKVGFNPKKDIHFMPCSGLTGANLKESSEMCPWYTGLPFIPHLDSLPNFNRSSDGPIRLPIVDKYRDMGTVVLGKLESGTISKAQQLIMMPNRHTVEVLSLLSDDVETDDAGPGENLKLRLKGIEEEEILPGFILCNAENLCHSGRTFDAQIVIIEHKSIICPGYNAVLHIHTCIEEVQITALICLVDKKTGEKSKTRPRFVKQDQVCIARLRTAGTICLETFKDFPQMGRFTLRDEGKTIAIGKVLKLVPEKD
- the gspt1 gene encoding eukaryotic peptide chain release factor GTP-binding subunit ERF3A isoform X1, coding for MDQRDSAPESWEEDDVEAQTDTELQSAFTGLNVNAPEFVPAFVPRGSPHSTGSHGPDTVTNMEISESVAAVANGETDTATVESWEEKGEPDEVEAEGGAMEESGPVREEAQEEMMEEDEEMPAPKLPPSLPDAPKKEHVNVVFIGHVDAGKSTIGGQIMYLTGMVDKRTLEKYEREAKEKNRETWYLSWALDTNQEERDKGKTVEVGRAYFETEKKHFTILDAPGHKSFVPNMIGGASQADLAVLVISARKGEFETGFEKGGQTREHAMLAKTAGVKHLIVLINKMDDPTVNWSLDRYEECKEKLVPFLKKVGFNPKKDIHFMPCSGLTGANLKESSEMCPWYTGLPFIPHLDSLPNFNRSSDGPIRLPIVDKYRDMGTVVLGKLESGTISKAQQLIMMPNRHTVEVLSLLSDDVETDDAGPGENLKLRLKGIEEEEILPGFILCNAENLCHSGRTFDAQIVIIEHKSIICPGYNAVLHIHTCIEEVQITALICLVDKKTGEKSKTRPRFVKQDQVCIARLRTAGTICLETFKDFPQMGRFTLRDEGKTIAIGKVLKLVPEKD